Proteins from one Setaria italica strain Yugu1 chromosome V, Setaria_italica_v2.0, whole genome shotgun sequence genomic window:
- the LOC111257460 gene encoding uncharacterized protein LOC111257460: MPCGECRCCCSSGGEAAREPLLGASADLENGRRTETTTTTTAESHDPVKEIAFLTAKRITKFTVRGLLILLWVYLYNSMRRYAINYIGEDTWFSTFAVILIAVPVVEFLFVVEQIATIPLPRSFVLCPGCSHGENNFMLN; this comes from the exons ATGCCGTGCGGAGAGTGCCGGTGCTGTTGCAGCTCTGGCGGCGAGGCCGCCAGGGAGCCGCTGCTGGGCGCGTCGGCTGACCTCGAGAACGGACGGCGtacggagacgacgacgacgacgaccgcggAGAGCCACGACCCTGTGAAGGAGATCGCGTTTCTGACCGCCAAGCGGATCACCAAGTTCACCGTCCGG GGATTGTTGATCTTACTGTGGGTGTATTTGTACAATTCCATGAGAAGATATGCAATCAACTACATTGGCGAAGATACATGGTTTAGTACGTTTGCTGTGATTCTTATTGCCGTACCTGTAGTTGAATTCTTATTCGTTGTGGAGCAGATCGCGACTATCCCACTACCAAGATCTTTTGTGTTGTGCCCAGGCTGTTCCCACGGTGAAAATAATTTCATGTTGAACTAG
- the LOC101783654 gene encoding uncharacterized protein LOC101783654 isoform X1, with translation MVGWRFAALGDSKSLMLPSLQTGGTLVVPLQVGSLSAATSWMLPPSTSGFDSGSVSSLDWARSLIFFQRDKVDSQVPPTHSRSDRLIETHHPYTPYPLISYHALINGIHSHRSIEAQAQNVYHKKKTSRRVRACTESATTRIAHQSAATSVEPSATPIQVDLLLTIQDVNPLAASEAGSMVAYLLVEAIQATQLIPKQTVPQSADPRAKTAPPLNLQIEDAPNTSIIPLERPSAARFPEEAGSSTLPVITREPIIVESSPSDELPPPIPEMGAAILPTQAEEIHFKELRSPMMKKSHRAK, from the exons ATGGTTGGGTGGAGGTTCGCCGCCCTCGGGGACAGT AAATCCCTCATGCTGCCTTCATTGCAGACGGGAGGGACACTGGTCGTGCCATTGCAAGTGGGGTCACTCTCCGCTGCAACCTCGTGGATGCTCCCCCCCTCCACGTCGGGCTTCGACTCCGGCTCGGTTTCAAGCTTGGACTGGGCGCGGTCTCTTATCTTCTTCCAACGCGACAAG GTCGATAGCCAAGTGCCTCCAACGCACAGTCGGAGCGACAGGCTAATAGAGACCCATCATCCGTACACGCCGTACCCTCTTATCAGCTATCATGCCCTCATCAATGGAATACATAGCCACCGGTCGATTgaagcacaagctcaaaatgtCTACCACAAAAAGAAAACGAGTCGCAGGGTACGAGCTTGTACTGAATCGGCGACAACTCGGatagcccaccaatcggcagcAACGTCGGTCGAGCCCTCAGCCACACCAATCCAAGTAGATCTATTGCTGACAATTCAGGACGTTAATCCCCTGGCAGCATCAGAAGCTGGGTCGATGGTTGCATATCTTCTAGtggaggccatacag GCCACACAACTCATCCCGAAGCAGACTGTTCCTCAATCGGCTGATCCCCGAGCCAAAACTGCGCCACCATTAAATCTTCAGATTGAG GATGCTCCAAACACATCGATCATTCCCCTTGAGCGACCATCGGCTGCGCGATTCCCAGAG GAGGCTGGTTCAAGTACATTACCGGTTATTACCAGAGAGCCGATTATTGTCGAATCTTCTCCTTCTGATGAACTACCTCCGCCGATTCCTGAGATGGGAGCAGCAATTCTACCAACCCAAGCAGAAGAGATTcattttaaggag tTGCGGTCtccgatgatgaagaagtcgcaTCGCGCCAAATAA
- the LOC101783654 gene encoding uncharacterized protein LOC101783654 isoform X2 codes for MVGWRFAALGDSKSLMLPSLQTGGTLVVPLQVGSLSAATSWMLPPSTSGFDSGSVSSLDWARSLIFFQRDKATQLIPKQTVPQSADPRAKTAPPLNLQIEDAPNTSIIPLERPSAARFPEEAGSSTLPVITREPIIVESSPSDELPPPIPEMGAAILPTQAEEIHFKELRSPMMKKSHRAK; via the exons ATGGTTGGGTGGAGGTTCGCCGCCCTCGGGGACAGT AAATCCCTCATGCTGCCTTCATTGCAGACGGGAGGGACACTGGTCGTGCCATTGCAAGTGGGGTCACTCTCCGCTGCAACCTCGTGGATGCTCCCCCCCTCCACGTCGGGCTTCGACTCCGGCTCGGTTTCAAGCTTGGACTGGGCGCGGTCTCTTATCTTCTTCCAACGCGACAAG GCCACACAACTCATCCCGAAGCAGACTGTTCCTCAATCGGCTGATCCCCGAGCCAAAACTGCGCCACCATTAAATCTTCAGATTGAG GATGCTCCAAACACATCGATCATTCCCCTTGAGCGACCATCGGCTGCGCGATTCCCAGAG GAGGCTGGTTCAAGTACATTACCGGTTATTACCAGAGAGCCGATTATTGTCGAATCTTCTCCTTCTGATGAACTACCTCCGCCGATTCCTGAGATGGGAGCAGCAATTCTACCAACCCAAGCAGAAGAGATTcattttaaggag tTGCGGTCtccgatgatgaagaagtcgcaTCGCGCCAAATAA